A single window of Anomaloglossus baeobatrachus isolate aAnoBae1 chromosome 5, aAnoBae1.hap1, whole genome shotgun sequence DNA harbors:
- the LOC142311627 gene encoding keratin, type I cytoskeletal 19-like produces the protein MAYNSSSSYRASTGSVAGGRGVGARNSVSFSKYAASGAGGNYGGNFGGNAGVCQVGDFGAGNLGAGFDGGFGGGAGAGFGGGAGFGGGAGYGGAAGYGGGASYGSGAGFGGGAGFGSGAGFGGGSGFGGGFNQGGGFGEGLLSGNEKMTMQNLNDRLANYLYKVKALEDSNAELEKKIREWYDKQSPVSKEADYSQYFKTIDDLRAKILAAQIDNHKVILAIDNTRLTTDDFRLKYENELALRQSVEADINGLRRVLDELTLSKADLESQIESLTEELAYLKKNHEEEMKGLHGQVSGTVNVEMNAAPGIDLSKILGDMRAEYEKMASKYQQEAETRFQAQSKELQVQVVTGSQEVQTSKSEITNLKHTLQSLEIELQSHLSMKSALESSLAETEGRYCAQLSQLQEIIAKVQCELQDIRNQLELQSSEYKMLLDIKTRLEQEISKYRELLDGQDSKTPAASGSSSTSSTTSATGTTSSTTTSTTKFR, from the exons ATGGCTTATAACTCATCATCTTCCTATAGGGCATCAACTGGGTCTGTAGCTggtgggagaggagttggtgcaaGGAATTCTGTGTCTTTTTCTAAATATGCTGCTAGTGGAGCAGGAGGAAATTATGGTGGAAATTTTGGTGGAAATGCAGGTGTCTGTCAGGTTGGAGATTTTGGTGCCGGCAACTTAGGTGCTGGttttgatggtggttttggtggtgGAGCAGGAGCTGGCTTTGGTGGTGGAGCTGGATTTGGTGGTGGAGCTGGCTATGGTGGTGCAGCTGGCTATGGTGGTGGAGCTAGCTATGGTAGTGGAGCCGGCTTTGGTGGGGGAGCTGGTTTTGGTAGTGGAGCTGGTTTTGGTGGTGGATCTGGATTTGGTGGTGGCTTTAACCAAGGAGGTGGATTTGGAGAAGGACTTCTCTCTGGCAATGAAAAGATGACTATGCAGAACCTGAATGATCGTTTGGCCAACTACTTGTACAAGGTGAAAGCCTTAGAAGACTCTAATGCAGAACTTGAGAAGAAGATTCGGGAATGGTATGATAAGCAGAGCCCAGTTAGCAAGGAAGCAGACTACAGCCAATACTTTAAGACCATCGATGATCTTCGTGCTAAG ATCCTCGCTGCCCAAATTGACAATCACAAAGTGATCTTGGCCATCGACAACACAAGACTCACCACAGATGACTTCAGACTTAA GTATGAGAATGAGCTGGCTCTCCGCCAGAGTGTGGAAGCAGATATTAATGGCCTCCGTAGGGTTCTTGATGAGCTGACCTTGTCTAAGGCTGACCTTGAGAGCCAGATTGAAAGCCTTACTGAAGAACTAGCCTACCTGAAGAAGAACCATGAGGAG GAAATGAAGGGATTACATGGCCAAGTCAGTGGAACTGTCAATGTGGAGATGAACGCTGCACCTGGTATTGATCTAAGCAAGATTCTTGGTGACATGAGGGCTGAATATGAGAAAATGGCTTCCAAATACCAACAAGAAGCTGAAACAAGGTTCCAGGCCCAG aGCAAGGAACTACAAGTACAGGTTGTTACTGGAAGTCAAGAGGTCCAAACTTCCAAATCTGAAATCACAAACCTGAAACACACACTACAGAGTTTGGAGATAGAGTTGCAGTCTCATCTCAGTATG AAATCTGCTCTAGAGTCCTCCTTGGCAGAAACAGAAGGACGCTACTGTGCACAGTTGTCACAACTCCAGGAAATTATAGCCAAGGTCCAGTGTGAGCTTCAAGACATCAGAAACCAGTTGGAACTCcagagcagtgaatacaagatgctTTTGGATATCAAGACGCGTCTAGAACAGGAGATTTCCAAATACAGAGAACTGTTGGATGGACAAGACAGCAA GACTCCTGCTGCAAGCGGATCTTCATCGACTTCATCGACTACATCGGCTACAGGCACAACCTCTTCCACTACTACAT CTACTACCAAATTCCGCTAA